One Brachybacterium aquaticum genomic region harbors:
- a CDS encoding SOS response-associated peptidase → MCGRFAFFQEIEPLVDDLDAVDLADPHLRSRWNIPPTAPIYVVTESVDKETGEVVRALRIARWGLLPPFAKEASFSSRTFNARRETLAEKPSFRGSLGRYRAIVPMDGYYEWVRDAKGTRKQPYFISSADGSSLFMAALVSWWKGPGGHEGPAATSDGEFLLSATIITRAATGELAEIHDRTPVMLPRDQLDAWLDTTMDDRHDAEAWVQDDSHLLDDATLSVREVDPAVGKVGNDGPELLEGPQRLL, encoded by the coding sequence ATGTGCGGGCGCTTCGCGTTCTTCCAGGAGATCGAGCCGCTGGTCGACGACCTCGACGCGGTGGACCTCGCCGACCCGCACCTGCGCTCGCGCTGGAACATCCCGCCCACCGCCCCGATCTACGTGGTCACCGAATCGGTGGACAAGGAGACCGGGGAGGTCGTGCGCGCGCTGCGGATCGCCCGCTGGGGGCTGCTGCCCCCGTTCGCGAAGGAGGCCTCGTTCTCCTCGCGCACCTTCAACGCCCGCCGCGAGACCCTCGCGGAGAAGCCCAGCTTCCGCGGCAGCCTCGGCCGGTATCGGGCGATCGTCCCTATGGACGGCTACTACGAGTGGGTGCGCGATGCGAAGGGCACGCGCAAGCAGCCGTACTTCATCTCGTCGGCCGACGGGTCCTCGCTGTTCATGGCGGCCCTGGTCTCCTGGTGGAAGGGTCCTGGCGGCCACGAGGGCCCGGCCGCGACGTCCGACGGGGAGTTCCTGCTCTCGGCCACGATCATCACCCGTGCGGCGACCGGCGAGCTCGCCGAGATCCACGACCGCACCCCGGTGATGCTGCCCCGGGACCAGCTGGACGCGTGGCTGGACACCACGATGGACGACCGCCACGACGCCGAGGCCTGGGTCCAGGACGACTCGCACCTCCTGGACGACGCGACGCTCAGTGTGCGCGAGGTGGACCCGGCCGTCGGCAAGGTCGGCAACGACGGCCCCGAGCTGCTCGAGGGGCCCCAGCGTCTCCTGTGA
- a CDS encoding AAA family ATPase, which yields MTLRDEGAAAPPQEPPLPTSNVEQANPDNHDSTSVGREIGIVEFPPGKYQNGSPRRISEKEIERMMARPGRRKYGPSYLPAILRGARRGRGEVLARTLVTIDVDGATEETFERILALPFRAYVHTTYSSTADALRLRLLVPIDRDAAPEEYPLLVDSISARLGDDAEVDPKSRAVEQVMFRPAVADEHRDAYRSATVPGPTAVVDELLAEAPEPAAPVADRGGKRDPMELPGAVGAFNRAYSIAEVISTFGLPYEPAGEGLWRPTGSSHEPGVREVAPGLVYSHHANDPAYGQTLSAFDLVRLHLYGYQDDELASPETPLSALPSVLSLTEDVADDPRVVAELRSAERAEIEAFEDLGDAEDDAPASSWSGVAADELSAIVDAYLAGTLERIRPEVGILGGRDEDEEPMALFYRGRTNGVAGESNAGKSWTGIAVAAQEVDAGRSVVYVDFEDDLRGIVSRLLDIGASPEAVRNRFVYVQPDTKFDDRTARLAFVRVLDRVRPSLVVIDSTGEALSMEGAKPNEDDEVARWFTVLPRYVSRHESLPAVVVLDHVTKADGGLWPIGSQRKRAAISGAQYIQDVEEPFSRTKDGAARIRCAKDRHGNYHIGQTVASLGVTNGGRRTRLSLMWTEPEVDADGAAEAAWKAAAKRRLCEYLAKHAETPAARSQTQVTENVVGKRTALVEALSELQASGHVAVSPGERKGSLRYTLLQPYSDAADDFKDLDR from the coding sequence ATGACCCTCCGAGACGAAGGAGCGGCGGCCCCTCCCCAGGAACCGCCGCTGCCTACCTCGAACGTCGAGCAAGCGAATCCCGACAATCACGATTCTACCTCGGTAGGCCGCGAGATCGGGATCGTCGAGTTCCCTCCCGGAAAGTACCAGAACGGCTCCCCTCGTCGTATTTCCGAGAAAGAGATCGAGCGGATGATGGCGCGCCCGGGCCGCCGGAAGTACGGCCCGAGCTACCTTCCCGCGATCCTCCGAGGAGCCCGCCGGGGCCGCGGGGAGGTCCTCGCCCGGACGCTCGTGACGATCGACGTCGACGGCGCGACCGAGGAGACCTTCGAGCGGATCCTCGCGCTCCCCTTCCGCGCCTACGTCCACACGACCTACTCGTCGACGGCGGACGCGCTCCGCCTCCGGCTCCTCGTGCCGATCGACCGCGACGCCGCGCCCGAGGAGTACCCGCTCCTCGTCGACTCGATCTCGGCCCGCCTCGGAGACGACGCCGAGGTCGACCCGAAGAGCCGCGCGGTCGAGCAGGTGATGTTCCGTCCGGCGGTCGCCGACGAGCACCGCGACGCCTACCGCTCCGCGACGGTCCCCGGGCCGACGGCGGTCGTCGACGAGCTGCTCGCCGAGGCGCCGGAGCCCGCGGCGCCCGTCGCCGATCGCGGCGGGAAGCGCGACCCGATGGAACTGCCCGGCGCGGTCGGCGCCTTCAACCGGGCGTACTCGATCGCCGAGGTCATCTCGACGTTCGGGCTCCCGTACGAGCCCGCCGGGGAGGGTCTCTGGCGTCCGACGGGCTCCTCGCACGAGCCGGGCGTCCGGGAAGTCGCGCCGGGGCTCGTCTACTCGCACCACGCCAACGATCCGGCCTACGGGCAGACCCTCTCGGCGTTCGATCTCGTCCGGCTCCACCTCTACGGCTACCAGGACGACGAGCTCGCCTCGCCGGAGACCCCGCTCTCCGCGCTCCCGTCGGTGCTCTCGCTGACGGAGGACGTCGCCGATGACCCGAGGGTCGTCGCGGAGCTCCGGAGTGCGGAGAGGGCCGAGATCGAGGCGTTCGAGGACCTCGGCGACGCCGAGGACGACGCCCCGGCCTCCTCGTGGTCCGGGGTCGCCGCGGACGAGCTCTCGGCGATCGTCGACGCCTACCTCGCCGGGACCCTCGAACGGATCCGGCCCGAGGTCGGGATCCTCGGCGGGCGCGACGAGGACGAGGAGCCGATGGCGCTGTTCTACCGCGGCCGGACGAACGGCGTCGCCGGGGAGTCCAACGCCGGCAAGTCCTGGACCGGGATCGCCGTCGCGGCGCAGGAGGTCGACGCCGGTCGCTCGGTCGTGTATGTCGACTTCGAGGACGACCTCCGCGGGATCGTCTCCCGGCTCCTCGACATCGGCGCCTCGCCCGAGGCGGTCCGGAACCGCTTTGTCTACGTCCAGCCCGATACGAAGTTCGACGACCGGACGGCGCGCCTCGCGTTCGTCCGGGTCCTCGACCGGGTCCGGCCGTCGCTGGTGGTGATCGACTCGACGGGCGAGGCGCTCTCGATGGAGGGCGCGAAGCCCAACGAGGACGACGAGGTCGCCCGGTGGTTCACGGTCCTCCCGCGCTATGTCTCGCGCCACGAGTCGCTCCCCGCGGTCGTCGTCCTCGACCACGTCACCAAGGCCGACGGCGGGCTCTGGCCGATCGGATCGCAACGGAAGCGCGCCGCGATCTCCGGCGCGCAGTACATCCAGGACGTCGAGGAGCCCTTCTCCCGCACGAAGGACGGCGCGGCCCGGATCCGTTGCGCGAAGGACCGGCACGGGAACTACCACATCGGGCAGACCGTCGCCTCCCTCGGCGTTACGAACGGCGGCCGGCGGACTCGGCTCTCGCTGATGTGGACGGAGCCGGAGGTCGACGCGGACGGCGCGGCGGAGGCGGCGTGGAAGGCGGCGGCGAAGCGGCGGCTCTGCGAGTACCTCGCGAAGCACGCCGAGACCCCCGCGGCCCGCTCTCAGACCCAAGTCACCGAGAACGTCGTCGGGAAGCGGACGGCGCTCGTCGAGGCGCTCTCCGAGCTCCAAGCCTCCGGGCACGTCGCCGTCTCGCCCGGCGAGCGGAAGGGGTCGCTCCGGTACACGCTCCTCCAGCCGTACTCCGACGCGGCCGACGACTTCAAGGATCTCGACCGATGA
- a CDS encoding sensor histidine kinase, whose product MHDGSTTTSPAAAADGARRRDPFRWVLENPGTVDLVVFAAAAVLMSFFALLSGSAGWWLLVSVPMVLAGALCRTRPLLGVAVIGALAVAHLVVGIPVVAGDVMTFYAMYCAVAHGTPAVHRIGVGAGMLGVFAQALTWSTIALNDGFGGLLEGLAVFMVLTIVGTITIVAIWAVANLQRARLRQLALTRERAEQAVREREQRTALAVADERARIAREMHDVVAHSLSVIIAQADGGRFIASQKPERAAEVLGTIGETGRAALADMRALLGVLRQEDETGYGPQPGPEQLPDLAERVRAAGTPVDLRIDGDLTGLPQALGMSVFRLVQEALTNVLKHGGPDAAASVRLTRTDSVLEIEVLDDGQGVDPSADGLGHGLTGMRERMTLFRGTLQAGPLPTRGFRVLARVPLPVASADARPTTPPSPSAPGPASAVEPPSAAGFPPAAPTVPHPGETR is encoded by the coding sequence ATGCACGACGGCTCCACCACGACGAGCCCCGCGGCTGCGGCCGACGGGGCCCGCCGTCGTGACCCGTTCCGCTGGGTCCTCGAGAACCCCGGCACGGTGGATCTCGTCGTCTTCGCCGCCGCCGCGGTGCTGATGTCTTTCTTCGCCCTGCTGAGCGGCAGCGCCGGATGGTGGCTGCTGGTCAGCGTCCCCATGGTGCTGGCGGGCGCCCTGTGCCGCACGCGCCCGCTGCTGGGCGTGGCGGTGATCGGCGCCCTCGCCGTCGCGCATCTCGTGGTGGGGATCCCCGTGGTCGCCGGCGACGTGATGACCTTCTACGCCATGTACTGCGCGGTCGCGCACGGCACCCCGGCGGTACACCGGATCGGCGTGGGCGCAGGCATGCTCGGGGTGTTCGCCCAGGCGCTCACCTGGAGCACCATCGCCCTCAACGACGGCTTCGGCGGGCTCCTCGAGGGGCTCGCGGTCTTCATGGTCCTCACGATCGTCGGGACGATCACGATCGTGGCCATCTGGGCGGTCGCGAACCTGCAGCGCGCCCGGCTGCGCCAGCTGGCCCTGACCCGGGAAAGGGCCGAGCAGGCCGTGCGCGAGCGCGAGCAGCGGACCGCCCTCGCCGTCGCCGACGAGCGCGCCCGCATCGCCCGCGAGATGCATGACGTGGTCGCCCACTCCCTCTCGGTGATCATCGCCCAGGCCGACGGGGGCCGCTTCATCGCGTCCCAGAAGCCCGAGCGCGCCGCCGAGGTGCTGGGCACCATCGGCGAGACCGGCCGCGCGGCACTCGCGGACATGCGTGCCCTGCTCGGCGTGCTGCGACAGGAGGACGAGACCGGATACGGCCCCCAGCCCGGCCCGGAGCAGCTCCCCGACCTCGCCGAACGGGTGCGAGCCGCCGGCACCCCGGTCGACCTCAGGATCGACGGAGACCTCACCGGACTCCCCCAGGCACTCGGCATGTCCGTGTTCCGCCTGGTCCAGGAGGCGCTGACCAATGTGCTCAAGCACGGCGGCCCGGACGCCGCCGCCTCCGTCCGCCTCACCCGCACCGACTCCGTGCTCGAGATCGAGGTGCTCGACGACGGCCAGGGTGTGGATCCGTCGGCCGACGGGCTCGGCCACGGCCTCACCGGCATGCGCGAGCGGATGACGCTCTTCCGCGGAACCCTGCAGGCCGGACCCCTCCCCACCCGCGGCTTCCGCGTCCTCGCCCGCGTGCCGCTGCCCGTCGCCTCCGCCGACGCACGCCCCACGACCCCGCCGAGCCCGTCGGCCCCGGGGCCCGCGTCGGCCGTGGAGCCCCCGTCGGCCGCGGGATTCCCGCCGGCTGCCCCCACCGTCCCCCACCCAGGAGAGACCCGATGA
- a CDS encoding FtsX-like permease family protein produces MSRRATARRTAARRTTVKLTPLRRHLAAVVTIALSCAFVTVMVLAGSLVQSSLRSEASRTYAGADLEITRPLTDEDWSSEAPLPAPAVDGAEVVWPLVQQYLPLRAGGSEVFLQAAMLPPGRGGSAPLLDGSPAIDATGVVLDRAASRALSVGVGDTVEISSGAEGTAVPLTVTGIAAAPEGTVLGSTPRVLVQEVNAKTLLGPTAGTLAEAWLATVPEGTDPAQVAQAAAAGDLEVRTAEEAEQAAVDQLLRGFTGLGMMLGVFVVIALVTSAVVIANTFAVALAQRTRSLALLRTLGATRGQVRTVVLRESLLVGLLGAGAGMLTGHLLVQAALALAAAAGWLPSVLVVPVGLWSVLLPLVAGLALTLLASLAPLQAATRVAPLQALRPAPPAPEKRFGVRGALGLAAVVLGAAALVGGAVLAGRGQAGPAVLAAVLGGVLSFAGVLGVLVLVTRPLAALAARLVGRIGGLPAKVAGANITRTPRRSAATVAALLIGTTLMTMMTVGARTAESTLTSELDSRRPIDLVLSAEEMPADAAARIAAVDGMDTAVATARGDIQVGAGEPMTLYAVTPQQLTQVSHRPGMADLLADDVVLIGQERAERFGVHDGQVLQVHAANGTTRPLRVLVDANLQMSLVTPATLSALLGERTSTVVLGDFADPGSPERAGIGIADLVSSLDEVITADGFVGASATLGGAERESYAQVLDVLLGITVALLAVAVLVALVGVANTLSLGVVERTGENALLRTLGTTRRQMRWMLGWEGLLLALVGAVLGLVLGSIYGVLGIQALLGSVFPITITLPVGRLALVLAATLLAGVLASVLPGRAAARTAPVTALASAD; encoded by the coding sequence ATGAGCCGCCGTGCCACCGCACGTCGCACCGCGGCACGTCGCACCACCGTGAAGCTCACGCCGCTGCGCCGCCACCTCGCGGCCGTGGTCACCATCGCCCTGTCCTGCGCGTTCGTCACCGTCATGGTGCTGGCCGGGAGCCTCGTCCAGTCCTCGCTGCGCTCCGAGGCCTCCCGAACCTACGCCGGCGCGGACCTGGAGATCACCCGTCCGCTGACTGACGAGGACTGGTCCTCGGAGGCGCCCCTGCCCGCTCCCGCGGTGGACGGCGCCGAGGTGGTGTGGCCGCTCGTGCAGCAGTACCTGCCGCTGCGCGCGGGCGGCTCCGAGGTGTTCCTCCAGGCCGCGATGCTGCCACCCGGCCGGGGCGGTAGCGCGCCGCTGCTGGACGGGTCCCCGGCGATCGACGCGACCGGGGTCGTGCTGGACCGTGCCGCATCCCGTGCCCTCTCCGTCGGCGTCGGCGACACAGTGGAGATCTCGAGCGGTGCCGAGGGCACCGCGGTGCCCCTCACCGTGACCGGCATCGCCGCCGCACCCGAGGGCACGGTCCTCGGCAGCACGCCCCGCGTACTCGTCCAGGAGGTCAACGCCAAGACGCTGCTCGGCCCCACCGCGGGCACGCTCGCGGAGGCCTGGCTCGCGACCGTCCCCGAGGGCACCGACCCCGCCCAGGTCGCCCAGGCTGCCGCGGCCGGTGATCTCGAGGTGCGTACGGCCGAGGAGGCCGAGCAGGCCGCCGTCGACCAGCTCCTGCGGGGCTTCACCGGGCTCGGCATGATGCTCGGTGTGTTCGTGGTGATCGCGCTGGTCACCAGTGCCGTCGTCATCGCCAACACCTTCGCCGTCGCCCTCGCCCAGCGCACCCGCTCCCTGGCCCTGCTGCGCACCCTCGGCGCGACCCGCGGCCAGGTGCGCACCGTCGTGCTGCGCGAGTCGCTGCTGGTGGGACTGCTCGGTGCGGGGGCCGGTATGCTCACCGGCCACCTGCTCGTCCAGGCCGCCCTCGCCCTCGCCGCCGCGGCCGGGTGGCTGCCGAGCGTGCTCGTGGTGCCCGTCGGCCTCTGGTCGGTGCTGCTCCCGCTCGTCGCCGGGCTCGCGCTCACGCTCCTGGCGAGCCTCGCCCCGCTGCAGGCCGCGACGAGGGTCGCCCCGCTCCAGGCGCTGCGCCCCGCGCCCCCAGCACCGGAGAAGCGCTTCGGAGTGCGCGGCGCGCTCGGGCTCGCCGCCGTCGTGCTCGGCGCGGCGGCGCTGGTAGGCGGCGCGGTCCTCGCCGGGCGCGGCCAGGCCGGGCCGGCCGTGCTCGCCGCGGTCCTCGGCGGGGTGCTGAGCTTCGCCGGGGTGCTGGGCGTGCTCGTGCTGGTCACGCGCCCGCTCGCGGCGCTCGCCGCACGGCTCGTCGGCCGGATCGGCGGGCTGCCCGCGAAGGTCGCGGGCGCAAACATCACCCGCACCCCGCGGCGCAGCGCGGCCACGGTGGCCGCACTGCTCATCGGCACCACGCTCATGACGATGATGACCGTCGGCGCCCGCACCGCCGAGTCGACGCTCACCTCCGAGCTCGACTCCCGCCGCCCCATCGACCTGGTGCTCTCCGCCGAGGAGATGCCGGCCGACGCCGCCGCCCGGATCGCAGCGGTGGACGGCATGGACACCGCCGTCGCCACCGCCCGCGGCGACATCCAGGTCGGGGCGGGCGAGCCGATGACCCTGTACGCGGTGACGCCGCAGCAGCTCACCCAGGTCTCGCACCGTCCCGGCATGGCTGACCTGCTCGCCGACGACGTGGTCCTGATCGGCCAGGAGCGCGCCGAGCGGTTCGGCGTGCACGACGGGCAGGTCCTGCAGGTCCACGCGGCCAACGGCACCACCCGCCCGCTCCGGGTCCTGGTCGATGCCAACCTGCAGATGTCCCTGGTCACCCCGGCGACGTTGTCTGCCCTGCTCGGTGAGCGGACCTCCACGGTGGTGCTGGGCGACTTCGCCGATCCCGGCAGCCCCGAGCGGGCCGGCATCGGGATCGCGGACCTGGTCTCGTCGCTGGACGAGGTGATCACGGCCGACGGGTTCGTCGGAGCCTCCGCGACCCTCGGCGGGGCGGAGCGCGAGTCCTACGCGCAGGTCCTCGACGTGCTGCTCGGGATCACGGTCGCGCTGCTCGCCGTCGCGGTGCTCGTCGCGCTCGTGGGGGTGGCGAACACGCTCAGCCTCGGCGTGGTGGAACGGACCGGGGAGAACGCGCTGCTGCGGACGCTGGGCACCACGCGCCGCCAGATGCGGTGGATGCTCGGCTGGGAGGGGCTGCTGCTCGCGCTCGTCGGCGCGGTCCTCGGCCTCGTGCTCGGCAGCATCTACGGGGTCCTCGGGATCCAGGCGCTGCTCGGCTCCGTCTTCCCGATCACCATCACGCTCCCGGTGGGACGACTCGCGCTCGTGCTCGCGGCGACCCTGCTCGCCGGGGTGCTCGCCTCGGTGCTGCCGGGCAGGGCAGCGGCCCGCACGGCCCCGGTGACCGCGTTGGCGAGCGCCGACTGA
- a CDS encoding phage major capsid protein, producing the protein MTMLTSAESNRGILPPEYGSLITDPVTEAALAFDGRVARTVRTSGKEFRIPILVEDAAAAWTREGEEIAPTEPVLDEITVVPSKVAGLTIISRELAEDTSPAAAELVGASLARAISLQVDRGFLGDLAAPAAKGLDSLTEVSVVEGALDSLDVVHEAKAAAAAEGGTASVILANPADVLALALLKDESGSNRSLVESTSTIAGLPVISSRHVAAGKLWVLDREQIVTVLRDDVELATSTDSHFTSDRIAIRATMRVGFAFPRPASLVRVDLPTAGA; encoded by the coding sequence ATGACCATGCTCACCAGCGCCGAGAGCAACCGCGGGATCCTCCCGCCCGAGTACGGCTCCCTGATCACCGATCCGGTCACCGAGGCCGCGCTCGCGTTCGACGGCCGCGTCGCCCGGACCGTCCGCACCTCGGGCAAGGAGTTCCGGATCCCGATCCTCGTCGAGGACGCCGCCGCGGCGTGGACCCGGGAGGGCGAGGAGATCGCTCCGACCGAGCCCGTCCTCGACGAGATCACCGTGGTCCCCTCGAAGGTCGCGGGCCTCACGATCATCTCCCGGGAGCTGGCCGAGGACACCTCCCCCGCCGCCGCCGAGCTGGTGGGGGCCTCCCTCGCCCGCGCGATCAGCCTCCAGGTCGATCGAGGCTTCCTCGGAGACCTCGCCGCCCCCGCGGCCAAGGGTCTCGACTCGCTGACCGAGGTCTCGGTCGTCGAGGGCGCGCTCGACTCGCTCGACGTCGTCCACGAGGCGAAGGCAGCCGCGGCCGCCGAGGGCGGGACCGCGTCGGTGATCCTCGCGAACCCGGCCGACGTCCTCGCGCTCGCCCTTCTGAAGGACGAGAGCGGGAGCAACCGCTCCCTCGTCGAGTCGACCTCGACGATCGCCGGGCTCCCCGTGATCTCCTCGCGGCACGTCGCCGCCGGGAAGCTCTGGGTGCTCGACCGCGAGCAGATCGTGACCGTCCTTCGCGACGACGTCGAGCTCGCGACGTCGACCGACTCGCACTTCACGAGCGATCGGATCGCGATCCGCGCGACGATGCGGGTCGGCTTCGCCTTCCCGCGTCCCGCGTCCCTCGTCCGGGTCGACCTCCCGACCGCGGGCGCCTGA
- a CDS encoding YihY/virulence factor BrkB family protein, protein MADSSSATTDGPKLTGTTLKYMAKRVIAEFTHDGGTDQAAKLTYFMVLSIAPTLLALFSMATLLLSSIKEQIADLLVDLVNQAAGGSGLGAEGAIRSTVDSLMGSATGGTIALIIGIATALWSASAYIKAYGRVANQIYEVPEGRGPIRMNLTMLLLTIALIVGILLIMISILLNATLVEGLLGPIASSIGASGVLTFLTESFLPIWAWVKWPVILVIAFALISLLYWGAPNIKKPYRFISPGGVFAILGAAVAAVALSIYMGTVAGYSSYGAIGGIMAVLFALWIVNIVIILGAEVDAEYERARELAAGKPAEDSLTLPMRESVGAEKAEAKREKIVDEGRDIRLRNLHHDAEAYTGEDARLTPRQGVPVVKDGADGDGKTSEKDS, encoded by the coding sequence ATGGCCGACTCCTCCTCCGCCACCACGGACGGGCCGAAGCTGACCGGCACCACGCTGAAGTACATGGCGAAGCGCGTCATCGCGGAGTTCACGCATGACGGCGGCACCGACCAGGCCGCGAAGCTGACGTACTTCATGGTGCTGTCGATCGCTCCCACCCTGCTGGCCCTGTTCTCGATGGCCACCCTGCTGCTCTCGAGCATCAAGGAGCAGATCGCCGATCTGCTGGTGGACCTGGTCAACCAGGCCGCGGGAGGCAGCGGGCTCGGCGCGGAGGGCGCGATCCGCTCCACCGTCGACTCCCTGATGGGCTCCGCGACCGGCGGCACGATCGCCCTGATCATCGGTATCGCGACGGCCCTGTGGTCCGCGTCCGCCTACATCAAGGCCTACGGCCGCGTGGCCAACCAGATCTACGAGGTCCCCGAGGGCCGCGGACCCATCCGGATGAACCTCACGATGCTGCTGCTGACCATCGCGCTGATCGTCGGGATCCTGCTGATCATGATCTCGATCCTGCTCAACGCCACGCTGGTCGAGGGCCTGCTGGGCCCGATCGCCTCCAGCATCGGCGCAAGCGGCGTGCTCACCTTCCTCACCGAGTCGTTCCTGCCGATCTGGGCGTGGGTGAAGTGGCCGGTGATCCTCGTGATCGCCTTCGCGCTGATCTCGCTGCTGTACTGGGGAGCGCCGAACATCAAGAAGCCCTACCGCTTCATCTCCCCCGGCGGCGTGTTCGCGATCCTGGGCGCGGCGGTCGCGGCGGTGGCCCTGTCGATCTACATGGGCACTGTCGCCGGCTACTCCAGCTACGGCGCGATCGGCGGCATCATGGCCGTGCTGTTCGCGCTGTGGATCGTCAACATCGTGATCATCCTCGGCGCCGAGGTGGACGCGGAGTACGAGCGGGCCCGCGAGCTCGCGGCCGGCAAGCCCGCCGAGGACTCCCTCACCCTGCCGATGCGCGAGTCCGTGGGCGCGGAGAAGGCCGAGGCCAAGCGCGAGAAGATCGTCGACGAGGGCCGCGACATCCGCCTGCGGAACCTCCATCACGACGCCGAGGCCTACACCGGCGAGGACGCGCGCCTCACCCCCCGCCAGGGCGTTCCCGTCGTGAAGGACGGCGCAGACGGCGACGGGAAGACCTCCGAGAAGGACTCCTGA
- a CDS encoding response regulator yields MTEFPDRPLRIALVDDQPLVRAGFAMVIDSQEDMEVVLQASDGAEAVSQLDAHRADVVLMDVRMPRMDGIQATSAILERAPAERAPRIIVLTTFDLDEYVVAAIRAGASGFLLKDAQPEDLLGAIRTVHRGDAVIAPSATKRLLERVVSAPDPAAQDTSVLDALTEREREVLTLMGRGCSNREIGAELFVAEATVKTHVGRVLAKLGARDRVQAVIIAFETGLVTPGEH; encoded by the coding sequence ATGACCGAGTTCCCCGACCGCCCGCTGCGCATCGCCCTGGTCGACGACCAGCCGCTGGTCCGCGCCGGCTTCGCGATGGTCATCGACTCCCAGGAGGACATGGAGGTGGTGCTCCAGGCCTCCGACGGCGCCGAGGCGGTCTCGCAGCTCGACGCGCACCGGGCGGATGTCGTGCTGATGGATGTGCGGATGCCGCGGATGGACGGCATCCAGGCGACCTCCGCGATCCTCGAGCGCGCCCCGGCCGAGCGGGCGCCGCGGATCATCGTCCTGACCACCTTCGACCTGGACGAGTACGTGGTCGCCGCGATCCGCGCCGGTGCCAGCGGGTTCCTGCTCAAGGACGCCCAGCCCGAAGACCTGCTCGGCGCGATCCGCACCGTCCATCGCGGGGATGCGGTGATCGCCCCGTCCGCGACGAAGCGCCTGCTCGAGCGGGTGGTCTCCGCGCCCGACCCCGCCGCGCAGGACACCTCCGTGCTCGACGCGCTCACCGAGCGGGAGCGGGAGGTGCTCACCCTCATGGGCCGCGGCTGCTCGAACCGCGAGATCGGGGCGGAGCTGTTCGTCGCCGAGGCGACCGTGAAGACCCATGTGGGCCGGGTGCTCGCCAAGCTCGGCGCCCGTGACCGGGTCCAGGCCGTGATCATCGCCTTCGAGACGGGACTGGTCACGCCCGGCGAGCACTGA
- a CDS encoding ABC transporter ATP-binding protein, which produces MTSAAPAGSPPRTDDSPALEARGITRTYGTGPSTVTALDGVDVDIARGAFTAIMGPSGSGKSTLLHVLAGLDAVDSGSILLDGTEITTLRDDALTRLRRERIGFVFQSFNLLPMLTAEQNILLPLELAGTRVDRTWLDTLVTAFGIADRLDHLPSQLSGGQIQRVAISRALITSPAVVFADEPTGNLDSRSTEEVLDFLRLSVDEFGQTVVMVTHEREAAERADRILTLADGRIAADEDLRGQRR; this is translated from the coding sequence ATGACCTCCGCCGCCCCGGCCGGCTCCCCGCCCCGCACCGATGACTCCCCCGCCCTCGAAGCCCGCGGGATCACCCGCACCTATGGCACGGGCCCCTCCACAGTGACCGCGCTGGACGGCGTGGACGTCGACATCGCCCGCGGTGCGTTCACCGCGATCATGGGCCCCTCGGGCTCCGGCAAGTCGACGCTGCTGCACGTGCTCGCCGGCCTCGACGCCGTCGACTCCGGGTCGATCCTGCTGGACGGCACCGAGATCACGACCCTGCGCGACGACGCCCTGACCCGGCTGCGCCGCGAGCGGATCGGCTTCGTCTTCCAGTCTTTCAACCTTCTGCCAATGCTCACCGCCGAGCAGAACATCCTGCTGCCCCTCGAGCTCGCCGGCACCCGCGTGGACCGCACCTGGCTGGACACACTCGTGACCGCCTTCGGGATCGCCGACCGGCTGGACCACCTGCCCTCCCAGCTCTCCGGCGGGCAGATCCAGCGCGTGGCGATCTCCCGCGCCCTGATCACCTCCCCCGCCGTCGTGTTCGCCGACGAGCCCACCGGCAACCTCGACTCCCGCTCCACCGAGGAGGTGCTGGACTTCCTGCGCCTGTCGGTGGATGAGTTCGGGCAGACCGTCGTGATGGTCACCCACGAGCGGGAGGCCGCCGAGCGCGCCGATCGGATCCTCACCCTCGCCGACGGCCGGATCGCGGCCGACGAGGACCTGCGAGGGCAGCGCCGATGA